GCACATACAGAATTCCCTCATCCTCACGTCCGACATAATCTGCAGGGTTGATGGTCCGGTAATCCATCCAGCCCATATTGATCTTCCGGCAAATGGCTTCCGGGATCCCCGTCGCCAGCACCACGTTCACACGCCCTTTTTCCACGCCATTTTCATACGTGCCAATCCCACGCACATGGGTCGAATGGGCCAGCACGCCCCAAGGGTAATTTTTAAACTTATCCCACTGTTTCAGGAAATAATCACGGGTATGATAACCCAACTCCTCAATCAACCGGCCGTGGGAGACCGATACCTCGGTGATGTGCGGGGCATAAATAATCAGGGTCCCGCCATCCGCGACGACGGGTTCCAGTTTATACATGCACTTGGCGCCCACCCACAGGTCGTCATACATCTTCGGCGCACAGGAGAGCACCGTATGGAACGGCTTATCCTTGAATTCAATGTGGATCTTCCGGGAGAGATCGGAAGCCTCTTCCCAGGCGCCTTCAGGCGTGCCGGCATACAGCCCGGCCAGATCATGCCCCTTCACCACCATGCATAACGCCTTGCGTTCCACCTTCAGCAGGGACGCCGCCCGGTCCACGACCTTGCGCACCGGGGTCCATTTGCTGCCAATGATCATCGGATTGGTGATCACCGCGCCCAGCCAGTGGAAGAAATTCAGGATTTCCTCACCCGCAATGCCGGGGAACAAATATTTGTTTCCGCCGGAGAAACCGACGACTTCATGGGGGAACACCGGCCCCAGAATCACCAGCAGGTCGTAATTCTGCACCATCCGGTTGATCGAGACGCCCACGTCCATTTCAAACAGGCCCCCCGTTAACTCCCGGACATCGGCCTTGGACAGGCGGCCGACCTCGAACAGCGCCTCCGGATTGTTCCACTCATGATTGAAAAAGCGGGTGCGGGCATATTTCGAGCGGTGCTCTTCCTCGGTGATCTCCACGCGGGCATAGATCTGATCCATCGGCATAGGCGGATGCGTTCCCAGGGCGACCATGAAATCCAATTGCGCCGCATCCCCGGCCGCCTCCTGGACCAGCCGGAACATCATGCCCAGCGGACAGGACCGCGTGGCATCCGGAATAACAACCAGTACTTTGCGGCCGCGCACCTTCCAGGAGGCAAACGCCTCCTGACAAATCCGCCTGGCCTCCACCTCAGTGACCGCCTTATCCGAAAATCCTAATCCGATGGTTTTCATGGGAGAAATCCTATCCATTCACCTGCAAATCATGCAAGTCATATCACGATCTCATACGTTTGAGGTGGCTCTGAGGCCCTCTTCCAACCCGAACTTGGGGACATACCCCAGGGCCTCACGAATCTTGGAGATATCCGCGAGGGAATGTTTGATGTCCCCGGCACGTGCCTCCTTGAATTGGGGGGTGACCTGAACGCCTATGATGGTTTTCAGGGCATCCAGCAGTTGCAGCAATGACACCGTCTTGCCGGTCGCCACATTGAATACCTCACCGTGCCCCACTTTCGCCGACCGCATAGCCAGGAGATTGGCCTGCACCACATCTTTGACATACACAAAGTCACGGGTCTGCTGGCCATCGCCGAAGATGGTGGGAATCCGGCCACTCCGGAGGTCATCCGTAAACCGCGAGATCACCCCTGAGTACATCGACTTCCCGTCCTGCCGGGGGCCAAACACATTGAAATAGCGCAAGGCCACGGTTTCGACCCCATACAGGCTGCTGTACAGTTTCAGGTAATACTCACCTGTCAATTTTCCCAGGGCATAGGGGGATTCCGGTTCAGGCAACATATCCTCGCGCTTGGGGAGCACGGGATTATTGCCATACACCGCCGCCGAGGTGGCGAACACCACGCGTTTGACCTTGGCCTCACGGGCAGCCTGCAGCACATTCAACGTGCCGCGAATGTTGATCGAGTCATTGTCGATGGGCTTTTCAACGGAAACGCCTACGGACACCAGGGCCGCCTCATGAAACACCCGCGACACGCCCTTCATGGCGGCACGCAACGCCTCAGGATCACAGACATCGCCGCGGATGACCTCAATCCCCTCACCAAAGCCCTTGAGGTTTTCCAGTTTTCCGCTGGAGAAATTATCAAAGACCCGGACCTTCGTTCCCTCTGCCACTAACGCTTCAGCGATGTGCGAGCCAATAAATCCACAACCACCTGTAATTAATATCATGGCCGTACTGTTCCATTTAGAACGTTTATGCGCAAATACAATGTCATCCAGGTCAGCGTTTAACGCGCGCGTTACCCTGCCAGATACTCCAGATCTGTTCTTCATCCGCCGGTTGCCCGTAGTCCGTCAGAACCGTCGTGGCAAAGGCCCCGCTAGCCCAGCCGAACTCGATCCACTTCTGCGGCGCCCACCCCTTGAGGATGGCATACAGCATTCCGCCCACAAAGCCATCACCGCCGCCAATCCGGTCCAATACCCCGATTTCACGCGGCTCGACGACATGCCAGTCATCCCCGGCCAGCATGACGGCCCCCCACAGATGCTGCTGGGCACTGATGACCTCACGCAACGTCGTGGCAAAAACGGAGGCATTCGGGTAGGCCACTCTGACGCGTTCGATCATCCCCTTAAATCCCGCCATCTTGGCGGCCAGCCCTTTACCCCCGGCTTCCGGGCCCTCAATCCCCAAGCAAAGCTGGAAGTCCTCTTCGTTCCCGACCAGGATATCGGAAACACTGGCGATTTCGCTGAAGATCCCGCGGAGTTCCTTCTCCCGGTTCTTCCAGAACGAGGCGCGGTAGTTCAAGTCAAAGGAGATGCGGGTGCCATGCTTTTTCGCGGCACGGGCCAGCGCCAGACAGAAGGCACCGGTTTCCGGCGACAAGGCTCCGACCAATCCGGACAAATGCACGATCTGCACCCCCTCTTTACCGAAGATCCGGTCCAGATCGAAATCTTTCACATTCAGCGTGCGACCGACTTCACCCGCGCGATCATTGTACACGCGCGGTCCACGGGACCCGTACCCGCTATCGGCGATGTTGATCTGGTGCCGGTAGCCCCAGGGTCCGTCCTGCACCACTTCTTTGCCTTCGTAAAGCATATGCCGGCTGGCCAGGTTGTCCTTGATGATCTGGGCCATCGGGCTGTCCTTGACAAAGGTCGTCAGGATTTTGACCGGAAGCCCGAGATAGGAGGCCACGCTGGCCACATTGGTCTCGGCACTGGTGGCCTGAAGGGTGAAGGTGTTACTGCAATGCACCGGCTGGCCGTTGATCGGGGTCAGGCGGAGCCCCATGCTGGTGGGGACAAGAAGTGAATACTTGAACTCTTTTTTCAACTCGATCTTCATGATGGGAACCTTTCTCTAATTACTTCGTTACCGGGAAAACAAGTTTAATATGCCGTCCGTAAAAGTTGGCTTCCACATTGCGTGCCACACTGCCCCGGTGCGTCTCCAACGCATTCAGGAACCGGTCGCCCATTTCCGCCGCCACCTTATAACCGACATGCAACAGCTGCCTGAGATTGGGGTTATAGCCGGGCACCATCTTGTTGTGACGCAACGCCGCCACAAACGCGGCACTGTTCCATTGCGCCACCTGTTCAGCCGAAGGCAGTGCCTTACGGTCAATATCAATCACTTCGGCATAAGGCCCGCACAGTTCATCAAACCGGCCGAGCGCCGCCGTGTAGACCTCCTTGGCAATCACCAGCCCATCGCCGCCCGCCTCCGCCAGCCCGATCACTTCCTCAAGCCAGGTCGTACCGGCCGTCTTCAGGTGCAGTCCGGCGCCGGTTTTCTGCAAGATTTCCCGGATCGGGCCATAAATCTCGAATTTATCACTTCCCGAATGGACACTCAGCTTCAGGTTGGCCGGCAGGTTGAACCGCTGACAGGCGAGCCGGATCACGGCCACATCCGCCTCAAACTCACGGGCGAACTGCGTCACGTCCCCGACATAGTCCACCCCCTTGTTAAAACGACCGGAGAAACGCGGCGCGATCGTCTGGGCCGGAATCCCCTCATCCGCGATGGCCGCGAGAATCAGAAGCAACTCGGGCGGCGTCTGCGGCGTCATGGTTTCATCCATGGACACTTCCGTCACAAATTTGCCAGCCCCTTTCTGCGCCTCGATTTTACGGTAAATCCGGCCGGCCTCCTGGATGGCAAACAGATATTTCCCGGCCACCCGTTCGAGCAGGTCACGGGTAATGACCAGCGGCTCGGCGAGCCCTTCGACCGGCAACTCCCCGCACCAGCTGCTGTATTTTTCCACGAACGCCTTGACTGCGGCGGGCTCGGCGGCCGTCCCGATCGCGCTGGCGACGTCAAGGGTGAAAAAATCGCTGGAGGAGATAAACCCGTCCACCGTTTTAAAGTTGATGTGGTCGGCATCGACAAAGTAAGGGAAAGACCAGCCCATGGCCGCCACGGCCGCATCGGCCGCCTTGCGCACACTCGGAGGCTCGGTATGGATGATGGAGTGTTCGCGGAATGACTTGTTCCAGACCGGCGAGACTTCAATCCCCTCTTCCCGGGCGCGGAGTAAGGCCGTCAACTGGGCATTCCCCTCCCGCGCGAAACGATCGCCCACACCCATGGTAAATTTCGGTAGTTTCATCTGCATTGCGCTCTCCCTTTTAATCGCATCTGTTAGAAATTAAAAACTGTTTCTGAATATTTTTTGCGCCCTTCGCCGTCTTTCGCACAAAATCCTATCTCCCGAGAAACCGAAGCGGGTTGTCCCGCCCAAGCCGGAGCATGTTTGCCTCAGACAAATCGCTCCATGATCGTAACCAGGCGATACAGTCCGCCATAGTGGCAGAGGAGCCGGCCAGGGAAGACCCATTTGCCAAAGCGATCCGGCCTGATGGTTCACTGACAAGCTCAGTCCCCATCCAGTTATAGCGGCCGGGCGGAAGTCCCGCAATCGGCGCCGCATCGCTGGTCACAATGCACCGGTCAAGCCCTTTGGCGCGCAACGCCACGGACACAAACTCCTTGGGCAAGTGGTGGCCATCCGTGATCAACAGTGCGGATAACCGGTCCTCGGCCAACTGGCACCAGATCGGGTTCGGATGCCGGGGCAACGTGTTCGGGATACCGTTCCCCAGATGGGTACAACCGCGGGCGCCCGCCCGGACCGCCCGGTCAATACTCGCCCCATCTGCAACATGATGTCCAAGCAGAACCACCACGCCACGGGTCACCGCGTGCCTGATCAGCGTTTCGGCCCCTTCAATTTCCGGGGCCACCGTCAGTAAGGCAATGTGCCCCTTTGCCAGCGTCAGCCAATGGTCCAGCAGCTGCACATCGGGCTTCTTCAGCAGTGCCGCCTGATGGGCACCCCGGCCGTCGAGCGATAAAAAAGGCCCTTCCAGATGAACCCCGAGCAGGTGGGGCTGGAGATCCGGCTCCTCCATCGCAGCGGCCAGAACGGGCAGATTTTCCTCATACCGCGCCAGCTCGGCGGTCACGATCGTAGGGCAATACGCGGCCGTCCCACGCTTCACCAGATCCACGGTCGCCCGGCGAACATCCGCCACCGTCAGGCCGGGGGAGGAAAAATCCACCCCGACATGACCGTTAACCTGGAGGTCAACCCAGCCATCCGGCACCACACGGTTCATCGGCAGGTTGCTCATGAGTGACTTTTCATCACCTCGTCAACCGCCGCTTCAAACACCACCAGGGACTCACGCAAGGCCTCTTCATCAATGCTGAGCGGAGGCGCAATCTTGATGCACTCCCCTGCAATTCCCACCGGGGCGAACATCATCAGCCCGCGGTACAGACAGGCGAGGTTGATCTTCAGTGCCAGAGCCGGATCCGGCGTCCGGGTTCCCGCCTTGACCGCCTGGATACCGGCGACCATGCCCTTGCCCTGACAGCAGCCCAACACGGACGGATAGCGCCCCTGGATGCGGCGCAGTTCGGCCACAAACCAGGTGCCCAACCGCTCCGCACGCTCCACCAGTTTCTCGTCCTTGAGCACCTTCAGGTTGGCAATGGCCGCAGCGACGGCCAGCGGCGACGCGGAATGGGTGGAGGTCATGGAGCCCGGAGGATAGAGGGACATGATGTCCTTGCGCCCGATCACCGCCGAGATCGCCAGCGAAGAGGAGATGCCCTTACCGCAGGCAATCAGGTCGGGGGTGATCCCGTAATGCTGGAAGCAGAATAGTTTGCCCGTCCGGCCAAACCCGGCCTGAACCTCATCCATCGTGAGGACGATATCGTGTTCGCGACAGAAGGCGGCCATTTTCTGGGCATACTCCACCGGCAGGAAATCAGGGCCAATCCCCTGATAACTCTCCACCATCACGCCGGCGATCTCTTTCGGGGTGACGCCCTTCTCTTTCAACGTCTTCAGGAACAGGTCAAAGGAGACATCCTGGTTCTTATACCCATCCGGGAAAGGCACCTGCACAAACGACGCATCCGGCTCGCCCATCCAGATTTTCAACTTCGCCATGCCGCCCGCCAACTGGGCGCCCATCGTGCGGCCATGGAAGGCATTGTTGAAGGTAACCATGTACTTCTTGCCCGGCCCGTGCTTCTCGAGGGCATAGGTCTTGGACAGCTTGATGCAGTTTTCCGTGGCTTCGCTACCCGTGCTGAGCAGGAAGGCCAGGTAATTATCCGGATCCGGGGCCAGATCGCTCAGCATCTTGACCAGGGTGGCCCGCCCTTCATGAGGAAACACGTAGGTGGCCAGCAGGGGGCGGTCCAGCACTTCACGGATGGCCTTACAGATCGCGGGATGCCCATGCCCCGCGTTGGTGATCAAGACCCCTGACGACCAGTCAATCCACCGGTTCCCCCAGCGGTCCGAGATGGTGGCGCCTTCGGCCTTGTGCCAGACAATCGGCGGTTGACCGGCCATCGATCGCGGCTCGGAGATGCGCAACGCCTCGAAGACCGGTAACGATTCCGGCACCGGAATCGCCGTGCAAATCGTGCGGAACTTTGTGTTTACATGCGGAACAACAACTGGAGTCAGACTATATTCAGCCATAATTACTTCCTTCTTGCTTCAACGTGCGGTTGATCACCATAGACAATATTTACCCAT
The sequence above is a segment of the bacterium genome. Coding sequences within it:
- a CDS encoding lactate racemase domain-containing protein, whose product is MKTIGLGFSDKAVTEVEARRICQEAFASWKVRGRKVLVVIPDATRSCPLGMMFRLVQEAAGDAAQLDFMVALGTHPPMPMDQIYARVEITEEEHRSKYARTRFFNHEWNNPEALFEVGRLSKADVRELTGGLFEMDVGVSINRMVQNYDLLVILGPVFPHEVVGFSGGNKYLFPGIAGEEILNFFHWLGAVITNPMIIGSKWTPVRKVVDRAASLLKVERKALCMVVKGHDLAGLYAGTPEGAWEEASDLSRKIHIEFKDKPFHTVLSCAPKMYDDLWVGAKCMYKLEPVVADGGTLIIYAPHITEVSVSHGRLIEELGYHTRDYFLKQWDKFKNYPWGVLAHSTHVRGIGTYENGVEKGRVNVVLATGIPEAICRKINMGWMDYRTINPADYVGREDEGILYVPKAGEILYRLKHAPAELGGLETTK
- a CDS encoding SDR family oxidoreductase, yielding MILITGGCGFIGSHIAEALVAEGTKVRVFDNFSSGKLENLKGFGEGIEVIRGDVCDPEALRAAMKGVSRVFHEAALVSVGVSVEKPIDNDSINIRGTLNVLQAAREAKVKRVVFATSAAVYGNNPVLPKREDMLPEPESPYALGKLTGEYYLKLYSSLYGVETVALRYFNVFGPRQDGKSMYSGVISRFTDDLRSGRIPTIFGDGQQTRDFVYVKDVVQANLLAMRSAKVGHGEVFNVATGKTVSLLQLLDALKTIIGVQVTPQFKEARAGDIKHSLADISKIREALGYVPKFGLEEGLRATSNV
- a CDS encoding sugar kinase, with amino-acid sequence MKIELKKEFKYSLLVPTSMGLRLTPINGQPVHCSNTFTLQATSAETNVASVASYLGLPVKILTTFVKDSPMAQIIKDNLASRHMLYEGKEVVQDGPWGYRHQINIADSGYGSRGPRVYNDRAGEVGRTLNVKDFDLDRIFGKEGVQIVHLSGLVGALSPETGAFCLALARAAKKHGTRISFDLNYRASFWKNREKELRGIFSEIASVSDILVGNEEDFQLCLGIEGPEAGGKGLAAKMAGFKGMIERVRVAYPNASVFATTLREVISAQQHLWGAVMLAGDDWHVVEPREIGVLDRIGGGDGFVGGMLYAILKGWAPQKWIEFGWASGAFATTVLTDYGQPADEEQIWSIWQGNARVKR
- a CDS encoding tagaturonate epimerase family protein, producing the protein MQMKLPKFTMGVGDRFAREGNAQLTALLRAREEGIEVSPVWNKSFREHSIIHTEPPSVRKAADAAVAAMGWSFPYFVDADHINFKTVDGFISSSDFFTLDVASAIGTAAEPAAVKAFVEKYSSWCGELPVEGLAEPLVITRDLLERVAGKYLFAIQEAGRIYRKIEAQKGAGKFVTEVSMDETMTPQTPPELLLILAAIADEGIPAQTIAPRFSGRFNKGVDYVGDVTQFAREFEADVAVIRLACQRFNLPANLKLSVHSGSDKFEIYGPIREILQKTGAGLHLKTAGTTWLEEVIGLAEAGGDGLVIAKEVYTAALGRFDELCGPYAEVIDIDRKALPSAEQVAQWNSAAFVAALRHNKMVPGYNPNLRQLLHVGYKVAAEMGDRFLNALETHRGSVARNVEANFYGRHIKLVFPVTK
- a CDS encoding N-acetylglucosamine-6-phosphate deacetylase, which produces MSNLPMNRVVPDGWVDLQVNGHVGVDFSSPGLTVADVRRATVDLVKRGTAAYCPTIVTAELARYEENLPVLAAAMEEPDLQPHLLGVHLEGPFLSLDGRGAHQAALLKKPDVQLLDHWLTLAKGHIALLTVAPEIEGAETLIRHAVTRGVVVLLGHHVADGASIDRAVRAGARGCTHLGNGIPNTLPRHPNPIWCQLAEDRLSALLITDGHHLPKEFVSVALRAKGLDRCIVTSDAAPIAGLPPGRYNWMGTELVSEPSGRIALANGSSLAGSSATMADCIAWLRSWSDLSEANMLRLGRDNPLRFLGR
- a CDS encoding aspartate aminotransferase family protein, producing the protein MAEYSLTPVVVPHVNTKFRTICTAIPVPESLPVFEALRISEPRSMAGQPPIVWHKAEGATISDRWGNRWIDWSSGVLITNAGHGHPAICKAIREVLDRPLLATYVFPHEGRATLVKMLSDLAPDPDNYLAFLLSTGSEATENCIKLSKTYALEKHGPGKKYMVTFNNAFHGRTMGAQLAGGMAKLKIWMGEPDASFVQVPFPDGYKNQDVSFDLFLKTLKEKGVTPKEIAGVMVESYQGIGPDFLPVEYAQKMAAFCREHDIVLTMDEVQAGFGRTGKLFCFQHYGITPDLIACGKGISSSLAISAVIGRKDIMSLYPPGSMTSTHSASPLAVAAAIANLKVLKDEKLVERAERLGTWFVAELRRIQGRYPSVLGCCQGKGMVAGIQAVKAGTRTPDPALALKINLACLYRGLMMFAPVGIAGECIKIAPPLSIDEEALRESLVVFEAAVDEVMKSHS